A stretch of candidate division KSB1 bacterium DNA encodes these proteins:
- a CDS encoding AarF/UbiB family protein, which produces MLRIHRRYRHLKRYRQIAMVLIKYGFADLAERLDLAAYLHLGRRLSRVRRGVEGVTTASRIRMALEELGPTFVKLGQVLSTRSVLVPADLLAELVLLQDRVRPEPFSVLEHTLNQELQGAASSRFASIESAPLASASIAQVHRARTVDGQEVVVKIQRPRIAELIEVDMEILLDLARLIERHLPEGHQFDPVGLVEELARSTRRELDFFSEARNVELFARNCATLPGVRVPAVFWELTTSRVLTLEYVEGVKISDVESLRALGIDLKALVRRGADFVLKQIFEDGFFHADPHPGNLLVRSDGTIAPVDFGIMGRLDDQMLALFADLLVGVTGRDVSLILRVMAQMGIVPQGGDEWLLRLDIGEFIDRYYGANLGKLRMKAVLDDAVAVLARHRLRVPSNLMLLGKTLGSYEDIAEKLDPEFSFAAAIGAYAGKLMWRQFEPERVAYQLERGLRDLYRLAVTLPHEMEVLLRRLSAGKIGAELRHQGLENLIREVDRSSNRLSFSLIIAALIVASSMIIAAHVGPSLLGVSVLGIVGYAFAGLLGVRLVVAILRSGRL; this is translated from the coding sequence GTGCTCAGGATTCACCGGCGATACCGCCACCTCAAGCGCTACCGCCAGATCGCCATGGTGCTGATCAAGTACGGGTTCGCCGACCTGGCCGAAAGGCTGGACCTGGCTGCCTACCTGCACTTGGGGCGGCGACTGTCGCGCGTGCGGCGTGGGGTGGAAGGCGTTACCACCGCCAGTCGCATCCGCATGGCCTTGGAGGAGCTCGGCCCCACGTTCGTGAAACTTGGCCAGGTGCTGAGCACGCGGTCTGTTTTGGTGCCTGCCGACCTTCTTGCCGAGCTGGTCCTCCTCCAGGACCGAGTGCGCCCGGAGCCGTTTTCCGTCCTGGAGCACACGCTGAATCAGGAGCTCCAGGGGGCGGCTTCGTCGCGCTTCGCTTCCATCGAAAGCGCGCCGCTGGCATCGGCATCCATCGCCCAGGTGCATCGCGCGCGCACGGTGGATGGACAGGAGGTGGTGGTCAAGATCCAACGGCCGCGCATCGCCGAGCTCATCGAGGTGGACATGGAGATCCTCCTGGACCTGGCGCGCCTCATCGAACGCCATTTGCCTGAAGGCCACCAGTTCGATCCGGTGGGGCTTGTGGAGGAGTTGGCCAGGAGCACCAGGCGCGAGTTGGACTTTTTCAGCGAGGCGCGCAATGTGGAGCTGTTCGCCCGCAATTGCGCCACGCTCCCCGGGGTGCGCGTGCCAGCCGTGTTTTGGGAGCTGACCACCTCCCGGGTGCTGACGCTGGAGTATGTGGAGGGTGTCAAGATCTCGGATGTGGAGAGCCTGCGCGCCCTGGGCATCGATCTGAAAGCCTTGGTGCGGCGGGGCGCCGACTTTGTCCTGAAGCAGATTTTCGAGGATGGCTTCTTTCACGCCGATCCACACCCTGGCAACCTGCTGGTGCGCAGCGATGGGACGATCGCCCCGGTCGACTTTGGCATCATGGGCCGGCTGGACGACCAGATGCTGGCTCTGTTCGCCGACCTGCTGGTGGGGGTGACGGGGCGCGACGTGAGCCTCATCCTGCGCGTGATGGCCCAGATGGGGATCGTTCCCCAGGGCGGTGATGAGTGGCTTCTCCGCCTGGACATCGGCGAGTTCATCGACCGCTACTACGGCGCCAACTTGGGCAAATTGCGGATGAAGGCGGTCCTCGACGACGCGGTGGCGGTGTTAGCGCGCCACCGGCTGCGCGTCCCGTCCAACTTGATGCTCTTGGGCAAGACCTTAGGCTCTTACGAGGACATCGCCGAGAAGCTCGACCCCGAGTTTTCTTTTGCAGCGGCCATTGGCGCCTATGCGGGCAAGCTCATGTGGCGGCAGTTTGAACCGGAACGGGTTGCCTACCAGCTGGAGAGAGGCCTGCGCGACCTGTACCGGCTCGCAGTGACCTTGCCGCACGAAATGGAGGTGCTGCTGCGACGCCTGAGTGCCGGAAAGATAGGTGCAGAGCTCAGGCATCAAGGGCTGGAAAACCTCATTCGCGAGGTTGACCGTTCCTCTAACCGGCTTTCCTTCAGCTTGATCATCGCTGCCCTCATCGTCGCTTCCTCGATGATTATCGCGGCGCATGTGGGGCCGTCCCTGCTGGGTGTTTCGGTCCTGGGGATTGTGGGCTATGCATTTGCTGGCCTGCTGGGGGTGCGGTTGGTGGTTGCCATACTCCGGTCGGGGAGGTTGTAG